The window TTTAAAGTCATAGTAATTCTTacacaattaaaatatagtttacagcAAATCAAAGAGACAACCAACTTCAAAGTGGAGAGAAGAACATATTGAAATAGACAATTGAAATGAAACAAAAGCTAATTGGGGTTGACGGTTAGATGGCCTTGCGAGAATCACTTCAGGGGACGTTTGTTCTCGTTGGCAGCATAACCTGTCAGACTTGCTTCACCAACTCCCGGTGATATCTCCACCAACCCATGGTGTTGGCAGATTCTGTTGCTTCTCCAGATTCCATATCAACGACTGGAGGTGGGTTGCTGATGTCACTGTAAGAAACATTAGGACCTGTGTGTTAATTAATATCAGCAATCTTAAAAACTTTGAAAGCATATATTATCCTACCCCTGCCTGAGTGCCAAATAAGAGGTCTTCACTAATTGCTGAGACGGTGAACATGAACGTACGGTGATTTGGAGTGAAATTGTAGGGAGTCACACGTAGCTGAGAAACATATTCATAGCCAGCTAGCTCCTCAAGATATTCCTCACCACCACTCATCTCAATTAGGTAGGTTGGGGGCTTTGTGCGGCTTTAGAGTAAGAGAAAATATTATATGCCAAATTTAATAGAAATTGTGAAAGGACAATGTACTTGCTCAAGAGCCAGATTTGTTGCCTCTCTGTTGATGAGTTTTGTCATCTCTTTGGCAAAGACCACAAAAGTGGCACTGTCCTTTCCGTCATCGACAGCTAGTTCAACACGAAACCTGGATCTGGAGGACGTGAACTGTTAGCAGATATTTATATTAGGCTGTTACTTTGAAAATGGATCGGGAATGAAAGTTTAGACCTGATGACTCATGTCAGGTTGGAAGAAAGATATCGGTTGCAACTGAAGAAAGTGACGGATTTTGTAAGCTTCCTGCTGCAACTGATGCAAGAAACAAAGGACCATCCATTTTATTTGAGGACACCAACAATCTGAGCCTTGCAAAGAAAACCAGTTTCCTATGTCTTGAGGAGGACAAAAATGCTAACCTTAGTTGAGTCTATCCTGAAACAACATAAGAGCACTAAAGTATGTTTGAAGAATGAGTGTTACCTGCTCACACTAGTAAAAATACACCGTATAGCCACGAAAAGGTCACTAACAAATCGTGGGTACATAAGCCAAAAACCGTGGCTATCTCATTACCAGCCACGATTCTATGTCGAGAAACTACCGTGGCTATAGCTTCGTGACTACGAAAAACCGTGGCTTAGCGTGGCTTATTAGCCACGGTTTCACCACGATTGTTTCGTGGCTTTTATAACCACTGTTCTACCCTGTCTGGAACGTGGCTACGTCTAGCCACGAAGATTACCACTATCTTTTCGTGGGAAATTTTAGCCACGAATTTGCCACTATGTTTTCGTGGGAAATATTAGCCACGAATTTGTCACTATATTTTCGTGGGAAATCTTAGCCACGAATTTGCCACTATGTTTTCGTGGGAAATCTTAGCCACGAATTTTTCTTGTTAGTATCGTGGTTATGTACCCACGGCTTTGTCGTGGCTAAGGTTAaccgtgtttttttttataattctggTTCTAATTCAATTTCTATTTGAATTTCTATTTCAATTTCTATTTCAATTTCTATTTCTAATTTTAACCATAAAACACAATTGAAATTAAACATGAAATTATAATCATAAGAAAGTTGGTTTACAAAAGCTAAACATAAGAAGATTAGATATTAAACAAGTGCATTGAGTCTTAAGAACAAAAGGATAGTACATAAGAGATCAAAAGATGCTACACATGCATCTAAAAGCCAAAAGAGAGTTTTAAGATTAGATAGAAAGATGCTAAACATGCCTCTAAGCCTGAGTCGAAGGGTCTTGAGACTGAGTAGAAGGGGGTTGTTGCTGAGGGTTAGCTTGGGGTCGAAGTGATTGGATGAGCTCAGCGATTGCAGCCCTTGTTGCTGCGAAGTCCTCCTTCATTGTTGCCACATCCTCCTTCACAGCACCTACATCAGCCTTCACTGCACTTACATCATCAATCACACTTTGGAAGCTTGTCTCTAGTCCACTCACTCGCAACTCCAGCTCCAAGTTGCGGGCCAGAGAAGCAGGGACTCTTGCAGATGGCGCATGTTCCCTATACTGGGCACTGCCAAGTCCGTAGATATGCCCCCTCTTACCTTTAGCATTCTGAGAGCAAACACAAAGCATATACAGTCAAAAACAACTCCACATATAACAAGATGAGTCTATAGAGGAACCAGACTCAGACAACACCTAATTCCAACTCCACAGACAACAAAACTCCTAATTCCAACTCAACAGACAGCAAAAATCATAATTGCAACTCCAACTCCAAAACACATGACAAGAGTCTGAAAACATACCTTCAGATAAGCTTGGTTTAACAGGATGCGAGAAGGAGCTGAGGTTGCTGATGGACTTTGAGGTGATCCATCACTGTTAGTGTTAGAGACCTGAGTAGCTTCCATCTCAGCTTGAGTTACCAGTTCTTCTGCACGATAGTCCACAAACGTCCCATCCTTTTTCGTGTGTGTCCTCCTGACAAGGTCTGTGTAGGATGGAGGTTCACCAGTCTCCACAGTCTgccaaaaaaaaggaaaaaaaaattatttaggcAAAAGTGTAAGAAATAAAGACAAGGGAAATTACCATGTTGTATTCAATTCTTGCAAAACCAACCGGTCCTGCATTGTGCTTGTATACCCCTTTACCCAGAGGATCAGACTTGCGGCTTTTAGCAGCtttcttgctcttcttcttgGCTGGTTCTGTCGCCCAATACTCCATAAGGGTCGTCCAGTCATTCTCATTGATGTACTTTGGCTGCTTGTTTTTCCTCTTCTTGGTGCTAATCCGTTCACCAATCGAAGTCCATGTTTCCTTCTTCCAGAGAGCATAGACCAAGTCATTAAACTGTTGCTCCCAGTAGAAATTTTgctacaaaagaaaaacaatacagttagtgtaatttttttttttttgaaacacaatacAGTTAGTGTTATCAAAGAATAAATTTACAGGTTAATTTAAGTTGGTAAATCACTTACCACAAACGTCTGCCACCATGAATCCCTCCTTTCGTCAGGGACAGACCTCCAACTCTTCCAAGGTCCCATGTAGTATGCTTGCCATGTTGCACGGATGAAAGCATTCACTGATGGGTCAATAGAAAACCTAAAAAGACCACAAACATCAGAGACATCAGAGAGTAGCCTAAACAATCTAATGACAGTTAAACACTAAGAGAGAAAGCTTACCATAACGCTCCATTGATCTTATCAGGATGGAGGTGTGGCTGGGATATCCTAGCAGGAGCATTGAACATGGCATTGAGAGACATTTGCGGATAGCTATTTGAACGGGAGGATGAAGCTTGTCCGGTTGCAGCCACTCCCGTGGCACCAGGAGGCATAGGAGGAGATGTCCCTTGTCCTCTTCTTGAGGCCATCTGCAGTTAACAGAAGAAAAAGTTTAATCAAAAACCCACAGAGACAAAGagaaattaaaacaataaagaCACATAAGAGTGTCCAACAAAATTAAGAGACAGAGACTGAATCAGAGACAACGAACAACTCTATCACAGAAACAAACCTTAATCGCTTAATCGAACAACTCTATCGACAGAGACAAAACCGAAAGAAACTGAAACTCTAAGAAACAGAGACAATTCTAAGACAGAGACAATCGAGAGAAAGCAAAACCCTAAGAAACAAATCGACAGTAACAACAGAAAAAAACTGAAACCCTAAATCagaaacaaaaaccaaacaTGCAACAAGAACATTCAAGTGACAGAGACTGAATCAGAGACGACGACCCTAGATCGAGACGATTCTCGAAGAAGAAATAGAGGGCTACCTTGAGAGTAGAAGGGAACGAAAGACGTCGCGGCTTGGAACGAGAGACGTCGCGGGTTGGAATCAGAGACGACGAGTCTTCGAATCGGAGAGGACACTTGCTTTCGTCGGGGGCGACTCGGGAGAgagtatatttttttctaagtgTTTAGAAGAAAGAGGAAAGGATTAAAACCCTTTCAGCATAGCCACGATCAAACCGTAGTAAACCGTGGCTCGGTTTTAATAATACCCGCGAATTGTAAAACAATTGGAggcaaaaccaaaaaaattagagCCAAACCGAATGGTTTTGCCAAATTTCGTCATAGCCACGAAAAGCCCACGAAATTACAGTGGCTTTGGTTTAATATCAACCgcgaaattaaaaacaattgtgGAGCCAAAACCAAATAAATTGGAGCCAAACCGATTGGATTTATCATAGCCACTGTGTAGCCACGAAAGTTAGCGTGGCCTTGTTTAAATCACTTCGCAAAACACCAAACCTCTAACCCCTAAACTATAACCCCAAAACTCTTACCCATCAACCTCTCCTCCTACAACAACAACATATCTCAACAACATATTCCATAatcttacaaaaatattatacaacctaccaaattatttttcatccttacaatatattttacaaccttacaaattatttttcatccTTACCATATATTTTACAATCTTATAACTTATTTCTCATCCTCACAACTTGTTTTCTTAATACATtcaaccttacaacatattttacatattttacactcttagaatatatttttgtctATTCTGAACCATCGTCTGAATCACGGTCTGCTTCTACATCACCATCTGATACATATTCATCGTCCGGAGGATTCACTGGAGTAATATCATAATCGGACACATCATCAACAACATGTGTTTCCACCCGTAACAATGAACTTTCAGCAACCTGATCACGTCTATCATCTTGCCATGCCGTTAAAGCAATTTCGGACGTTTCTCGGATTCCTCGGGGAAAAATTTTGGCACAAGCCCACCAGTCATCGACTGATTGTCGACGTACCCGTGGATAAGGAATAAAACATGCTTGATCACAGTTACCTGTTACAAAATATCATAGTTTCCAATCATGGCTTTTCATCAATATCAAatctcaaaaaaataaatttttttttacttacctGGTAATACGAAAGGATCATATTTTGCATATTGTCTTCGTGGTGAGACATCAACAAGACCAAATGGATGTATTCTCATACCGCGATTTTCCGTCGGGTCAAACCACGAACATTTAAAAACCATAACTTTCAAGCCAACATCACCATGATACTCCACCATCATAATCTCTTGTATGAGACCATAGTAGTCTGTCTCATTGGTTCCAGGTACACATACACCATAATGTTGAGTTTTCTTATTTTGACCGTGGTTATGAGTGTGGAAAGTGTATCCACGTGTGTGATATATTGGCCAAGACCTATAACTACGCCTAGGACCTTGTACAAAATCCAACATCCACATAGGAAATGTGTAAAACTGAGTCGCATCATTAATCTGCAATACAATAACATTgttataaataacaaatttaattaaatgaGTTCTGGAACTTAATAATACAAAACAATAACTCACATAGTCTTTGCACCACTCAGCGAATTTGGTGTCTTTTGCTTTTTGCATTGCAGCCGGAGTAATATCAGGAACACTTAGAGTCATATATTCTTCAAACATCCTGGACAcatttaaatcttaattatgtaactaaaaatatgaataaatatgtatttatattaaattttgtatAATAATGAACTACCTTTCATATGGAGCAAACGTTTCACAGTTGAGCATCATAAATGTCTGGAGAACAGTGTTATCTTCATCATTCAACCAACCAGTTGAGCATTGACCACTGATTCGCCCTTCATGGTAAAACAAGGATGGTATATCCGGATAATTGTATGAAAAGCGAATATCACTCGGACCTTCTGGAATGCTCATGATTTCAGGATGTCCAAAAAAGGTAGAGGAAGCATTTGAAATCTCCTCGTTTATCCATTGTGCAACTATCGAACCAGCGATGTGTGCTTTATTTttgaccatcttcttcaaatggtaCATGTATCTTTCAAATACATACATCCATCTAAAATGGACGGGACCACCTAAGGCTACCTCATCTGGAAGGTGCACAAGAAGATGTTGCATAACATCGAAGAACGATGGAGGAAATATCTTTTCCAAGTTACATAGCTTCACACCGATATTTGCCTTTAAAAGGCCAACATCTGACTCTTTCAAAATCTTCGAAGAGATATCTCGGAAGAAGAGGGCAATatctgtaaacaaaaaaataaaattaattatagcATAAATTAtagtaaattataaaatgatacaAATGAATAAATACCTCTAATCGCTGTGTGAACATGTTTTGGAAGGAGTTCAGCGAACGCAAATGGATATAGTCGTTCCATTATGACATGACAATCGTGACTTTTCAGTCCATGTAGCTTTAAATTGCTTTCGTCAATACATCGACTAAATTTGGAGGAGTATCCATCGGGAAATTTTATGTCATTTTTCAACCATAGAAGGAATGCTCTTTTTCCCGCATTTGGCAGCCTGAATATTGGGATGGGCATCGTTCCATCCTCTTTCATCTCTAAATCTCGCCTTTTGCATAATGCTGGAAGATCCAATCTGCTTTTGATATTGTCTTTCGTCTTTCCAGGAGCATTTAACACCGTGTTCGTCAGGTTATCGAAGAAGTTTTTCTCAATATGCATGAAATCAAGGCTATGCCGAAGTAGATGATTTTCCCAATACGGTAACTCCCAGAAGATACTCTTTTTTACCCAATTGTGAGTAACTCCATATCCGGATATTTTCTTGGATGGATTATCATGTCCATTCCCTCCACAATCAACAGATTTTGATAACCCTTCTATATTGTTTATCCTTTCACGGAATATTTCTTCTCCGGTCAACCACGGAGGAGGAGGATCTAAAACTGTTTTTCCCCGTCTAAATGCTTGAGTGTTTTTTCTGTAAGGATGATCCGCATCTAAAAATCTTCTGTGGCAATCAAACCAACTATGTTTCCTTCCGTTAGTTAACCAGAATGCACCAGTctcatcttgacaatatggGCAGGACAACCGACCATGAGTCGTCCAACCTGAAAGCATCCCATAAGCTGGAAAATCGCTTATCGTCCACATCAAAACTGCTCGCATTTTGAATATTTCTTTCATTGAGATATCATATGCCTCCACACCATCCTCCCATAACATCTGTAATTCTTCAATCAATGGCTGAAGGTAAATATCTAGGCTTTTTCTTGGATGTTTGGGCCCCGGAACTAGCACCGAAAGGTAAAGGAATTCTCTTTTCATACACATTCCCGGAGGCAAATTGTATGGAGTTACAATAACGGGCCAAAGGGAATGTGCTTCTCCATTCATACCAATCGGATTAAACCCATCTGTTGATAAACATAGATAAATATTCCGGCTTTCAGCAGCAAATCCAGGATATACCTCATTAAAGTGTTTCCACGCTATGGCATCAGATGGGTGATGCATTTCGCCTTCCGGAGTCACATGCTCCTTATGCCACCGCATATTGGAAGCTGTCGCCTCGAGTTGGTACAGACGTTTCAGACGATCTGCAATAGGCAAGTAAAACATTCTCTGCTTTGGCTTGTTTTTTCCTTTTCCATTGTTCGGATAGTAGCGATCTTCTCTACAAAACTTACAACTAACCAAATTCGCATCTTCCTTCCAAAATAGCATACAATTCTTCACGCAAACATCAATCTTATGTAGGGGTAACCCAAGCCCTCGTGTCAGTTTCTTTGTCTCGTAATATGTTGCTGGAGCATTATTCGGCTGCGGAagcattttcttaaaaacttcagAAATCTCATCAACACAAGCTTccgccaaattataatccgtcttcaCTTTCATCATCCGAGAAGCAAGAGACAACTGAGTTATTCCGTCTGCACATCCTTCGTAGAGAGGTTGACTGGCTGCTTCAAATGCTTCAAAAACACTATCACGATATGGCTCTGCTACCTCCGTCTCTTCTATAGGTTCCGCTGGTACTTCCAGATTACTCTGGTAGTGATTTTCATGAGCATTCCAAGTAGGATTCTCCCACATTTCTTCTTCGCCCGTTGAATGATTCGCTCCAGAACTCTCACCAACGGTGTAGAATTTTTCTCCATGACTTGTCCAAACGTAGTAATTTCCCTTAAAACCATATAAGAATAGATGTCTTGAAACAACTTTTGCATCTCGTTGCTTCACATTTTTGCATCGAGCACACGGACACAATAACGTTTGCCGCTCTATGTAATCCGCTTGATTACACGCAAATTGAAGAAATGCGTTAATGCCTCCAAGAAACACTTCTGAAACAGAATTACTCTCAGGATCAATCCTTTGATCCATCCATTCCCTTGAATCAAAGTAGAAAGACAtagttttgtttagaaaatttggTTGAAGAACAAAAGTTATTAATGTCTCACGGGAAGTGAATATATTTTACCAAATAGCCACGCTATAGCCACGACATCTTCGTGGCTAGTTAAAAATATCTCTGACACACGAACCTTTCTCTACTTCGAACTGTAAAAGCTAATAGTAGCCACGGTTTAGCCATGATAAAAGCGTGGCTACGTACATTTATTTGCTTTTTGATGTCGGCAGAATAAAACAAAACGTAGCCACGAAAAATATAGTGGTAAATTCGTGGCTATGGCTTGGCCACGCAAATTTCGTTGCTATACCGTGGCTTTTCTAGCCACGAAAACTATATCGTGACTAGTTCGTGGCCAGTTTTCGCGTTTTCCGTGGCTATGTTTCTTTCGTGGCTGTAACGTGGTGTGGTCGTGGTTTTTTGTATACAGCCACGGTTTTGTAGTGGCACTTTCGTGGCTATGCGGTAGATTTTTACTAGTGTCATTGGAGTTGGAGATGAATGTGTGGAGGTCTCCTATTGCCCGAGCTCTTTCTTTTTATCCCTTCCATGGTATCAACTCTCTGCTGCTTCAACTTCCAAGCTGCATGGAGTAAGTATGTGTAACACACATAAATTTGCTGGTAAGATAGGTTTATGTAAGTCGTGACTTACCTGTTTATATAATCTTTGATCGCAGGGATGGTGTTGTCGAAGTAAAAATGGGTAGGTTTAGATAGAGATTTCCTTCATAAGTCCAAGTGTTTCTTAGAAAGTAAAATATAACATGTTGGAGAATTTATTTTTGCAGGAAACGTGTACCATATACATGTTTATTTCTTAAAAGTTTCAGAACCATACCTCCCAATATTTTTGGAGGAACCGTAGGACCACCATTACAGACTTGGATTCGACTTGGATTGACAACCCACCTGATCCCGACGGCGCGGGCGGCGGAAGCACGGTACCAGTGATGGAATTATGTCAAACTTTCCATGTAAAGTCACAACCCCTCCAACTCCGGCTCCAGTTCCGCAATTATTCCCATGACGGAGAACTCGGCTGACGGAGAACGACGTTAGCCACCGTGCCGTTACCACTGAGCACGGAGACACCTCTCCCTCTCCGGCGAGCGTAAGTGTTGACGCTCTCAACTATGTCGGCTCCAGATGAGACTTCAAGAACATGAGATCTAAGGACGTTAGGGCATGAACTCAGAGATTTGGAGAAGACGAATTGGAAGAGTCGGAGAGAAGTGAATTACAAAACTTGGCACGAAAAAGGTTTTGGGGGTCGAGATGGGCcgaataaaaaaatttacatagcCCACACAAAATGTCCAGCGATTGTGACGTGTCAAAATACATGTTTCTGATTGGCTTGAATTAAAAATCTGACGTGGCACACTGTATGCTCTCTATATgctgcttttagtattgtagatattctttctattttattcagaaaaaaaaatatttttgattcccTGCGTTTGATTATTAGTTGTTGATATTCAAATGCATGATCAGTGTTCATAGATTCATTGGTAATTAAATCTGGAAAACAAAAGTTGTTGATTTGGTTTAGTATTCCAAGAACAGGTCATCGAATATCTCAGTCATCTCCATGTTTGTCTTCGCTTTCCTTCAGAAACTCACTTAGATCGGACTTTGTAAATTGCAATCATGTGGCCGCTTTGCCTTCTGGAGTTTCCAGTGGATTCGATAGTTTCTTTTCAGCGTCATGATTCAAATCTCCACTGATGTTTCATCTTATTGGCTTATTTAAGTGATTTCTTAATAATCCACATGACCAGTAAGCTTCATGCATGATCATCTCACGTCgactctgcttttttttttctgattggTGATCCTTGATTCTGGCTTTCTTAATAAGATCTTTTTTCCGATAATTCCTTTTTCCGTCACAAACGAAATGGGAACACATTGATAATATAACCTCCACCCGTGTTCTTTCTTATAAAATTGGTGTGATCTAATATTTTAACAAGCTTCAGTCTTGATTAATTTGTGTTTTTGGTTTTTCACAAGGAAGGTATGGTGATGGAGAATGAGTAATACGACACCTTAACCGTCAAAACTGATACTTTCGAAGCTAACACTAAAAAGACTAGTTaacagtttttttcttttttttttgtatcatcAATTTCTTGTGTGGGAATATGAGTCAAGAAGTTTTAAACTTTTTCCTGGTTTGATTTTGTCTCAGGCAAGGACAGTTCATCGGAGATTCTCAAGCTACTACAAACTTTCAGGTGATGATTAGATGATTTTGTTCACATTGCAACTGTTTCTTTGTTTTGGATTGTTGTTTACTAGAACCCTGATGATTTAAAAGTTCTGTTTTTTGGTTCAAGGTGATGGGATCAGTCCTTGCGATTAAACATATTACTCACATTTTTCCTGAGATTGAAAAAATGTCCAAAACTAAACATAGCAATCAATTACGGTGCGTACTAACCGAGGTGATACTAAAATTTTCATAATGCTGTTCTCTGCGAGACTAGCAAGAAAGATCCCAAGAAGTTTATCCATGAAGACCTGGATTAGTAGTACTGCTAAGTTAACTCTCCATGTTCTTGGAGCTGATCTTACCGCCTACCGGTAGATGCAACGGTATGAACCTATACACACAAAATGGAGTTTTTGTAATTGATTTTCAAACAAAAGTTGATGTTTGTCTTTACCTCTTCGTTTTATCGAGTGTTTGCTTGGAATGATACCTTTGCAGGTTATCAGATGGGCTTATGTAGGTGAACGTATAACaaaatacattttctttttCAGAAAAAAGATTCTCTGGAGctctttgtttttgaaaaaaaatcctAACATGAAGAGAATTGTACACCAACATGTTCTGTTATGAAGTCATGACAGACATGAAAGCTGGATCATTGTTTTTAGGTTTTTCTTTGATGTGTTGGTCTTTAAGGATACCACTATCATGGGTccggttatttatgaaataatttgagAAATTGTAAGTTTGCTTGATATGAAAAAAGTAAAATGTTCTTTTCACTTTATCATTAGTCTTAAGTTGTTTTGTATCCAAGCAACATTTCATTAGACTTATATTCTTATCGTCTATAAATTAGTTTAACGCAGTAGATCTCAAATATATTCAATACGAAAaccattaaatataattttatttttcaaaaacactaacaaatttttaaaaactattaaataaaattagataGAAATAGTTTTATCTACGttatatgaattatattattGCCAAAAAAATAAGTTGAAGGTAACTGtaatgtaaaataataatttaaattgaatggcaacaaaaacaaatcaacaaTACTATTATTTATACAATATAACAAACATAATTTACCTTTTCATAAGAAAAAAGATCTATAATTATAAATGAAAGGCTACCCTAAATTTTCTTTCGATTATACCTTGCATATATTCAAGAATAGGTCAAGAATAGGTATCTTACATGACTTtattaattttacattatgTTTGTATCAAATGAGTATGAGACATATTAGTCCcttaaacatattaaaatataaataattaatttcaacaACCACTAATATATAGTAacttatttaccaaaaaatatagCTACTTAATCcttatttagaataaaaatatttaatgtttCAAAATGATATGGGTTTATTTTGATCACAACTGTAGAATATACATATTACCTTTAAAAGATATATGTacgtaattaatatatatatatatatattctgacTTGGTATATAATCTTGAAGTATAAagaatttctaaacatatttaaagtataaaactattcaataaaataaaataaaataaaataaaaaacaaagaaaaaaaacggaAATATAGCTACCTAAATCATAATCGACTCGAAAATTACATATCCCTATTCATACCGAGACACTCAAACTCAACTTGAAATTTTATCAGGTTCTTAAGACTGTTatttgaaccaaaccaaaaactaaaataaccaacccaaaccaaagccaaatttataaataacagaacggttactttttaaaatggaattcaAACATTGCAACTAAACTGGAATCaaaccgaaaacaaaaaatGCAATTTGGCAGTAAAGTTTGTAAAATGTCATTAAATCATAAAATTGTaatctaaaaacataaattataaataatccCTCGCAACCGCGCTGGTCAGAATCTAGTTATgcttaaagagagagagacttagcCATATATAGGTATTTTCATTGTTACTATTtcaatatttagattttaagttcagggttattttatttgaaaaacataaaaatatgagTTTAATATTCTGAATATTATTAGGTATTCTAAGgataataacaaaaaatgatCATGTTTTAGAGATAGAGATTAAACAAGGATAAGAAACTAATGAGACATTAGTTGTGGACATATTATCTGAAACCAGAAAAATAAACTGAAGCTAAACAAAAACTTGACAGAAATTTACAAAAACTCGAACGAttcttatttttctaaattcaAAACATTAAAATCGAACCAAAAATCGAACGGCCACCAGaatacttaaaatattaatttatatataatataagttataaataaaatattcatacCCCGAATATATTAATGACCTGTTTTTTCGGATTAAACTTGGGATTTTCGgcctttttagattttttggctTTGAACCCGAATTAacctaaactatttctaatttGGTTCACTTcgaattttatgaaaaaaaataaaagttcgaCTCGAACACAACATTATCCAAACCGATCTGAtccaaaaaaatgtatagttccTAAACACCATTCTGCGTCATCAGCTCGACACTAGTCCTCAGCTAAACAGCCTAACTTTACTCAGCGCTACGAGCTCGGCACATGATCTCGGCTCATTAGCCCAAATTCTCAGCCCATTTGCTTGGTCCGTTAAGCTTAG is drawn from Brassica rapa cultivar Chiifu-401-42 chromosome A05, CAAS_Brap_v3.01, whole genome shotgun sequence and contains these coding sequences:
- the LOC103868646 gene encoding uncharacterized protein LOC103868646 isoform X1 gives rise to the protein MQHLLVHLPDEVALGGPVHFRWMYVFERYMYHLKKMVKNKAHIAGSIVAQWINEEISNASSTFFGHPEIMSIPEGPSDIRFSYNYPDIPSLFYHEGRISGQCSTGWLNDEDNTVLQTFMMLNCETFAPYERMFEEYMTLSVPDITPAAMQKAKDTKFAEWCKDYVSYCFVLLSSRTHLIKFVIYNNVIVLQINDATQFYTFPMWMLDFVQGPRRSYRSWPIYHTRGYTFHTHNHGQNKKTQHYGVCVPGTNETDYYGLIQEIMMVEYHGDVGLKVMVFKCSWFDPTENRGMRIHPFGLVDVSPRRQYAKYDPFVLPGNCDQACFIPYPRVRRQSVDDWWACAKIFPRGIRETSEIALTAWQDDRRDQVAESSLLRVETHVVDDVSDYDITPVNPPDDEYVSDGDVEADRDSDDGSE
- the LOC103868646 gene encoding uncharacterized protein LOC103868646 isoform X2; protein product: MQHLLVHLPDEVALGGPVHFRWMYVFERYMYHLKKMVKNKAHIAGSIVAQWINEEISNASSTFFGHPEIMSIPEGPSDIRFSYNYPDIPSLFYHEGRISGQCSTGWLNDEDNTVLQTFMMLNCETFAPYERMFEEYMTLSVPDITPAAMQKAKDTKFAEWCKDYINDATQFYTFPMWMLDFVQGPRRSYRSWPIYHTRGYTFHTHNHGQNKKTQHYGVCVPGTNETDYYGLIQEIMMVEYHGDVGLKVMVFKCSWFDPTENRGMRIHPFGLVDVSPRRQYAKYDPFVLPGNCDQACFIPYPRVRRQSVDDWWACAKIFPRGIRETSEIALTAWQDDRRDQVAESSLLRVETHVVDDVSDYDITPVNPPDDEYVSDGDVEADRDSDDGSE
- the LOC117134202 gene encoding uncharacterized protein LOC117134202; this translates as MSFYFDSREWMDQRIDPESNSVSEVFLGGINAFLQFACNQADYIERQTLLCPCARCKNVKQRDAKVVSRHLFLYGFKGNYYVWTSHGEKFYTVGESSGANHSTGEEEMWENPTWNAHENHYQSNLEVPAEPIEETEVAEPYRDSVFEAFEAASQPLYEGCADGITQLSLASRMMKVKTDYNLAEACVDEISEVFKKMLPQPNNAPATYYETKKLTRGLGLPLHKIDVCVKNCMLFWKEDANLVSCKFCREDRYYPNNGKGKNKPKQRMFYLPIADRLKRLYQLEATASNMRWHKEHVTPEGEMHHPSDAIAWKHFNEVYPGFAAESRNIYLCLSTDGFNPIGMNGEAHSLWPVIVTPYNLPPGMCMKREFLYLSVLVPGPKHPRKSLDIYLQPLIEELQMLWEDGVEAYDISMKEIFKMRAVLMWTISDFPAYGMLSGWTTHGRLSCPYCQDETGAFWLTNGRKHSWFDCHRRFLDADHPYRKNTQAFRRGKTVLDPPPPWLTGEEIFRERINNIEGLSKSVDCGGNGHDNPSKKISGYGVTHNWVKKSIFWELPYWENHLLRHSLDFMHIEKNFFDNLTNTVLNAPGKTKDNIKSRLDLPALCKRRDLEMKEDGTMPIPIFRLPNAGKRAFLLWLKNDIKFPDGYSSKFSRCIDESNLKLHGLKSHDCHVIMERLYPFAFAELLPKHVHTAIRGIYSFVSFYNLL
- the LOC108872287 gene encoding uncharacterized protein LOC108872287, with translation MASRRGQGTSPPMPPGATGVAATGQASSSRSNSYPQMSLNAMFNAPARISQPHLHPDKINGALWFSIDPSVNAFIRATWQAYYMGPWKSWRSVPDERRDSWWQTFVQNFYWEQQFNDLVYALWKKETWTSIGERISTKKRKNKQPKYINENDWTTLMEYWATEPAKKKSKKAAKSRKSDPLGKGVYKHNAGPVGFARIEYNMTVETGEPPSYTDLVRRTHTKKDGTFVDYRAEELVTQAEMEATQVSNTNSDGSPQSPSATSAPSRILLNQAYLKNAKGKRGHIYGLGSAQYREHAPSARVPASLARNLELELRVSGLETSFQSVIDDVSAVKADVGAVKEDVATMKEDFAATRAAIAELIQSLRPQANPQQQPPSTQSQDPSTQA